Proteins encoded by one window of Taeniopygia guttata chromosome 1A, bTaeGut7.mat, whole genome shotgun sequence:
- the SELENOO gene encoding protein adenylyltransferase SelO, mitochondrial (The RefSeq protein has 5 substitutions compared to this genomic sequence), which produces MAQPGGGGGWLGALRFDNLALRSLPVDASEESGPRAVPGACFARVRPSPLQNPRLVAMSLPALALLGLEAPEADPAAAEAEAALFFSGNRVLAGAEPAAHCYCGHQFGSFAGQLGDGAAMYLGEVLGPRGERWEIQLKGAGITPFSRQADGRKVLRSSIREFLCSEAMFHLGIPTTRAGTCVTSDSKVVRDIFYDGNPKNERCTVVLRIASTFIRFGSFEIFKPPDEYTGRKGPSVNRNDIRIQMLDYVISTFYPEIQEAYSDNTVQRNAAFFKEITKRTARLVAEWQCVGFCHGVLNTDNMSIVGLTIDYGPFGFMDRYDPEHVCNGSDNTGRYAYNKQPEICKWNLGKLAEALVPELPLEISQPILEEEYDAEFEKHYLQKMRKKLGLIQLELEEDSKLVSELLETMHLTAGDFTNIFYLLSSFSVDIDHSKFEDFLEELTSQCASVEELKVVFKPQMDPRQLSMMLMLAQSNPQLFALIGTKANINKELERIEQFSKLQQLTADDVLSRNKRQWKEWLEKYRVRLQKEIESVGNADTWNTERVKVMNSNNPKYILRNYIAQNAIEAAENGDFSEVRNVLKLLEHPYQEAEGFQEVKEDVEEEGATATAAVCSQETRSKQSYCSKPPLWASELCVTUSS; this is translated from the exons ATGGCGCagcccgggggcggcgggggctggCTGGGCGCGCTGCGCTTCGACAACCTGGCTCTGCGCTCGCTGCCCGTGGACGCCTCGGAGGAGAGCGGCCCGCGGGCCGTGCCCGGCGCCTGCTTCGCCCGGGTGCGGCCCAGCCCGCTGCAGAGCCCGCGGCTCGTGGCCATGTCGCTGCCGGCGCTGGCGCTGCTGGGCCTGGAGGCGCCGGAGGCCGACCCGGAGGCGGCGGAGGCCGAGGCCGCGCTGTTCTTCAGCGGGAACCGGGTGCTGGCGGGCGCGGAGCCCGCGGCGCACTGCTACTGCGGCCACCAGTTCGGCAGCTTCGCGGGGCAGCTGGGCGACGGCGCCGCCATGTACCTGGGCGAGGTGCTGGGCCCGCGGGGCGAGCGCTGGGAGATCCAGCTCAAGGGCGCGGGCATCACCCCCTTCTCCCG ACAGGCTGATGGTCGGAAGGTCCTGCGGTCGAGCATCCGGGAGTTCCTGTGCAGCGAGGCCATGTTTCACCTGGGAATACCAACAACACGGGCTGGCACCTGCGTCACATCTGACTCCAAAGTCGTTCGGGACATATTTTATGATGGGAATCCAAAAAATGAAAGGTGTACGGTTGTTCTGAGAATAGCCTCTACATTTATAAG atttggctcttttgaaatttttaagCCCCCCGATGAATACACAGGACGCAAGGGTCCCAGCGTTAACCGGAATGACATTCGAATACAGATGCTTGATTATGTGATCAGCACTTTCTACCCTGAAATCCAGGAGGCTTTTTCAGACAACACTGTTcagaggaatgctgcttttttcaAAGAG ATAACCAAGCGGACGGCGAGGTTGGTTGCGGAGTGGCAGTGTGTGGGGTTTTGCCATGGCGTGCTGAATACAGACAACATGAGTATTGTTGGGCTGACCATTGACTATGGCCCCTTTGGGTTTATGGACAG GTATGACCCTGAGCATGTTTGCAATGGTTCTGATAATACAGGGCGCTATGCTTACAACAAACAGCCAGAGATTTGCAAGTGGAACCTGGGGAAACTTGCTGAAGCTTTAGTTCCAGAGCTGCCCTTGGAAATAAGCCAACCCATCCTGGAAGAGGAATATGATGCAGAATTTGAGAAACACTATTTgcagaagatgagaaagaaACTAGGCCTAATCCAGCTGGAATTAGAAGAAGACAGTAAGCTGGTGTCTGAACTGCTTGAAACCATGCATCTCACAG ctggagacttcacaaatattttttacttgCTGAGTTCATTCTCAGTAGACATTGATCATTCAAAATTTGAAGATTTCTTAGAAGAGCTTACAAGTCAGTGTGCTTCTGTGGAAGAACTGAAAGTTGTTTTTAAACCACAGATGGATCCAAG ACAACTGTCAATGATGCTGATGTTGGCTCAGTCTAATCCTCAGCTGTTTGCATTAATTGGAACAAAAGCTAATATCAATAAAGAACTGGAGCGCATTGAACAGTTCTCTAAACTGCAGCAGTTAACAGCAGATGATGTACTtagcagaaataaaagacaCTGGAAGGAATGGCTGGAGAAATACAG AGTCCGTTtgcagaaagaaatagaaagtgTTGGTAATGCTGATACCTGGAACACTGAGCGTGTCAAGGTCATGAATTCAAACAATCCAAAATATATCTTGAGAAATTATATTGCCCAGAATGCCATAGAAGCAGCTGAAAATGGGGATTTCTCAGAG GTAAGAAATGTACTGAAACTTTTAGAACATCCATATCAAGAAGCAGAAGGTTTCCAGGAGGTAAAGGAAGATGTAGAAGAGGAGGGAGCAACTGCTACAGCAGCTGTTTGTTCTCAAGAGACCAGAAGCAAACAATCATATTGCAGCAAACCTCCGCTGTGGGCTTCGGAGCTCTGCGTTACGTGATCTTCTTAA